A window of the Vigna angularis cultivar LongXiaoDou No.4 chromosome 3, ASM1680809v1, whole genome shotgun sequence genome harbors these coding sequences:
- the LOC108325509 gene encoding uncharacterized protein LOC108325509, which translates to MDSFINWLVSLISCLGSKINPILEKITGYTFNVKDNSCDETGIDGEMWLLVAGAVVVALMVIVVVWFLWEMIVVIFRCFYPCCCCCCRSGRTMKAPGRDYYILRDDFERNPRDYFRKLRSDQHACLV; encoded by the exons ATGGATAGCTTCATCAATTG GTTGGTGTCCCTGATAAGTTGCTTAGGGTCAAAGATTAATCCAATACTTGAAAAAATCACAGGATATACATTTAATGTTAAGGATAACTCTTGTGATGAAACTGGAATTGATGGAGAAATGTGGTTGCTTGTTGCTGGTGCTGTTGTGGTTGCTCTGATGgtcattgttgttgtttggtttcTTTGGGAGATGATTGTGGTGATTTTCAGATGTTTTTATCCatgttgctgttgttgttgcAGAAGTGGGAGGACAATGAAGGCTCCAGGGAGAGACTATTACATTTTAAGGGACGACTTTGAGCGCAATCCTAGAGATTATTTTCGTAAACTGCGTAGTGATCAACATGCGTGTTTGgtttga
- the LOC108325447 gene encoding uncharacterized protein LOC108325447, which translates to MDGFINRGSHFLLRASTLLESQSTMDSFTNWGSSFLHSLQTMMDSVINWLVSLISCLGAKINPILEKFTGYTFNVKDNSCDEVGVDGEMWLRVAGAVGVALLAIVVVWILWKMIMVIFRCFYRRCCCCCRRGRTMKAPGRNCRISRNNFERNPRDYFRNLRNDQHACLV; encoded by the exons ATGGATGGTTTCATCAATAGGGGTTCACACTTTCTTCTGAGGGCGTCTACACTATTAGAATCTCAATCCACCATGGATAGCTTCACCAACTG GGGTTCCAGCTTTCTTCACAGTCTTCAAACCATGATGGATTCTGTCATCAACTG GTTGGTGTCCCTGATAAGTTGTTTAGGGGCAAAGATTAATCCAATACTTGAAAAATTCACAGGATATACATTTAATGTTAAGGACAACTCTTGTGATGAAGTTGGAGTTGATGGAGAAATGTGGTTGCGTGTTGCTGGTGCTGTTGGGGTTGCTCTGCTGgccattgttgttgtttggaTTCTTTGGAAGATGATTATGGTGATTTTCAGATGTTTTTATCGTCGTTGCTGCTGTTGTTGCAGAAGAGGGAGGACAATGAAGGCTCCAGGGAGGAACTGTCGCATTTCAAGGAACAACTTTGAACGCAATCCTAGAGATTATTTTCGTAATCTGCGTAATGATCAACATGCGTGTTTGgtttga
- the LOC108326183 gene encoding uncharacterized protein LOC108326183, producing MAKSSKRSSSGNNTDSKKKKKKSKKSGPEGVAMKVKAKSSKSTGGGSGSNPFESIWSRRKFEVLGQKRKGEARRMGLARTLAIQKRNNTLLKEYQQSAKSSLFVDKRIGENDHALDEFGKAILRSQRERQLNMKLSKKSKYHLSDGEEDDFEGIDSLGRDDFEEEMHPDDVDAETYEERDLVQHRMQIPGENAVDGEENRHKSKKEVMEEIITKSKFYKAQKARDKEENEHLVEELDKDFTSLVHSEALLSLTEPNKMKALKALVNTNEQSSKDHIPASRTIENSVQEKPDDYDKLVKQMGLEMRARPSDRTKTPEEIAQEEKERLEQLEEERQKRMVAAEDSSDEDNDDSEKASEQKPRSLSGDDLGDSFSVSEQIVTKKGWVDEILERKDEDSASEDGDDDDSDDLGSSEDADEESDEGEEHEKDLSLKDWEQSDDGDIGADSEDGDEDDSDEDKETDSEDPDRVERLDDAVHIKAKKNDSVKSVKRDKDFSNGKKIDVAGKQSKESEIPYIIEAPKTFEELCTLVDNYSNSNIILIVNRIRKSNPITLAAENRKKMQIFYGILLQYFAVLANKKPLNVELLNLLVKPLIEMSTEIPYFAAICARRRIESTRKQFIESIKKSESSSWPSSKTLCLLRLWSMIFPCSDFRHPVMTPVVLLMCEYLMRCPIVSGRDIAIGSFLCSMLLSVFRHSRKFCPEAIMFLRTSLLAATESKHISEEDSQLYHLMELKALKPLLCIHETVNAISTLNFFKIIDMPEDSSLFSEVDFRASVLVTVVETLQGYVDIYKGLSSFPEIFLPILRILNEIEEQKNMPNALQDKIKNVAEIIKLKVDELHSSRRPLQMRKQKPVSIKLLNPKFEENYVKGRDYDPDRERAEIRKLKKQLKREAKGAARELRKDNYFLLEVKEKEKSLQEKDRAEKYGRAKAFLQEQEHAFKSGQLGKGRKRRR from the exons ATGGCGAAATCATCAAAACGCAGCAGCAGTGGCAACAACACTGActcgaagaagaagaagaagaagagcaagAAATCAGGTCCCGAAGGCGTAGCCATGAAAGTGAAGGCCAAAAGCAGCAAGAGCACTGGCGGCGGGAGTGGCAGCAATCCCTTCGAGTCGATTTGGTCGCGGCGGAAATTCGAGGTGCTGGGTCAGAAGCGGAAGGGCGAGGCCCGCCGCATGGGACTGGCCCGAACCCTGGCAATCCAGAAGAGGAACAACACTCTCTTGAAGGAGTACCAGCAAAGTGCAAAATCATCGCTCTTCGTTGACAAGCGAATTGGAGAGAATGACCACGCACTGGACGAGTTTGGGAAAGCCATCTTGCGATCCCAACGTGAACGTCAG TTGAACATGAAGCTGAGTAAGAAAAGCAAGTATCACTTGTCAGATGgagaggaagatgattttgaggGAATTGATTCTCTTGGAAGAGATGATTTTGAGGAAGAGATGCATCCTGACGATGTTGATGCTGAGACTTACG AGGAAAGAGATTTGGTTCAGCATAGGATGCAGATACCTGGAGAAAATGCAGTTGATGGGGAGGAAAAT AGACACAAAAGCAAGAAGGAAGTGATGGAGGAAATCATCACAAAAAGCAAATTTTACAAG GCTCAAAAAGCTagagataaggaagaaaatGAACACCTGGTGGAAGAATTGGACAAGGACTTTACTTCCTTGGTTCACTCTGAGGCCTTGTTATCTTTGACTGAGCCAAACAAGATGAAAGCTTTGAAGGCTCTAGTGAACACAAATGAACAAAGTAGTAAGGACCACATACCTGCCAGTCGTACCATAGAAAATTCTGTGCAG GAAAAACCTGACGATTATGACAAACTTGTCAAACAAATGGGATTGGAAATGCGTGCTCGCCCTTCAGACAGGACAAAGACACCAGAAGAGATTGCTCAGGAAGAAAAAGAACGTCTAGAGCAATTGGAG GAAGAGCGGCAGAAGAGGATGGTTGCTGCTGAAGATTCAAGTGATGAAGACAATGATGATTCAGAAAAGGCATCTGAACAGAAACCAAGATCTCTCTCTGGGGATGATCTAGGTGATTCCTTCTCTGTCAGTGAACAGATTGTGACTAAGAAGGGGTGGGTTGATGAGATTcttgaaagaaaagatgaagatTCTGctagtgaagatggtgatgatgacgaTTCTGATGATTTGGGAAGCTCTGAAGATGCTGATGAAGAATCAGATGAGGGGGAAGAACATGAGAAGGATCTTTCTTTAAAAGATTGGGAACAAAGTGATGATGGTGATATTGGTGCAGATTCAGAAGACGGAGACGAAGATGATAGTGATGAGGACAAAGAAACAGATTCAGAAGACCCTGACAGGGTAGAAAGATTAGATGATGCGGTTCATATAAAGGCAAAGAAAAATGATTCTGTTAAAAGTGTGAAAAGGGACAAGGATTTTTCAAATGGGAAGAAGATAGATGTTGCAGGAAAACAGTCAAAAGAGTCAGAAATTCCTTATATAATTGAAGCTCCCAAGACCTTTGAAGAATTATGTACACTGGTTGATAACTATTCAAACTCCAACATTATTTTGATTGTCAATCGGATTCGGAAAAGTAATCCAATCACACTTGCTGCAGAAAATCGAAAGAAAATGCAA ATATTCTATGGAATATTGTTGCAATATTTTGCTGTTTTGGCAAATAAGAAACCACTGAATGTCGAGTTACTCAATCTGCTGGTGAAACCATTGATAGAGATGAGTACGGAAATCCCATACTTTGCAGCAATATGTGCTCGCCGCAGAATTGAAAGTACTAGAAAGCAATTCATTGAGAGTATCAAGAAATCAG AAAGTAGCTCTTGGCCTTCTTCAAAAACATTGTGCCTCCTGCGTTTGTGGTCCATGATATTTCCATGCTCTGACTTTAGGCATCCAGTTATGACCCCCGTGGTATTGTTGATGTGTGAATATCTGATGCGTTGCCCAATTGTATCTGGTCGGGATATTGCCATTGGCTCTTTCTTATGTTCTATGCTTCTCTCA GTATTTAGACATTCTAGAAAATTCTGTCCGGAAGCAATAATGTTTCTTCGAACTTCACTGCTGGCAGCTACTGAAAGTAAACATATTTCAGAAGAAGATTCCCAG TTATATCATCTTATGGAACTGAAAGCACTCAAGCCTCTCCTGTGCATACATGAGACAGTGAATGCGATTAGCACTCTGAATTTCTTCAAGATTATAGACATGCCAGAAGACTCCTCTCTCTTCAGTGAAGTTGATTTCAG GGCCAGTGTGTTAGTTACAGTGGTTGAAACTTTACAGGGATATGTTGACATCTATAAAGGCCTAAGTTCATTTCCTGAAATATTCTTACCAATTTTGAGAATATTAAATGAGATAGAAGAACAGAAAAATATGCCAAATGCAttacaagataaaataaaaaatgtggcTGAGATTATTAAGTTGAAAGTGGATGAGCTTCACTCTTCGAGACGACCACTTCAAATGCGGAAACAAAAGCCAGTATCGATCAAACTACTGAATCCTAAGTTTGAGGAAAA CTATGTCAAGGGTAGAGATTATGATCCTGACCGGGAACGAGCAGAAATTAGAAAATTGAAGAAGCAGTTGAAGCGTGAAGCTAAGGGGGCTGCACGAGAATTGCGTAAAGACAACTACTTCCTGCTTGAGGTGAAGGAAAAAGAGAAGTCTTTACAGGAAAAAGATAGAGCAGAGAAGTATGGAAGAGCTAAAGCTTTCCTTCAAGAGCAAGAACATGCCTTCAAATCAGGACAGCTTGGTAAAGGGAGGAAAAGAAGGAGATAA